The segment CTAAACGCCGTAAATATGGTCCACAGAGGTTCCTGTAAAAGAGACACTCACTCTGCtctagtcccccccccccccccccccccttcttaaCAGGACATTTTAGCACCGCTCAtccaggcccaaaaaatgcagacagAAGCACTTttccgccccccaaaaaaaatctgctctgCTGCCAACTCTGGCGTCGGAAGAGCGGAGGACCTCtgccaaaaatgaaaacaaaatgaaagaaaatcatcTTTGTGTTTGGGCAGGCTACTAATGGCGACCACCGTTGTTCATTCTAGGACAAGGGATAACAGTTCTGTTGTGACGCAAATGGCAAAAAGAGAAAGACGGCTGTATTCGTTGCTGTCCACTTGAATGCCATTTAGCAGACTTTTCCCTGGTTCACTGAAAATGACGTAAATGACAGGAACATACCACTCTTTATTCTAGGACAGGGGAGAAAAGTTACAGCATGACTAAAACTAGTCATGTTTTTTAAGCGAgtaggctacttcctggttcactgAGGTTGACGTAAGAAGACAGGACTGCAATGATCCGGACTTTGTATAGAtcagttgtggtaaagaaggagctaagccgaaagctctcaatttatcggtcgatctatcttcctactctcacctatggtgacgagctgcgggtcgtgaccgaaagaacaagatcccggatacaagcgggcgaaatgagtttcctccgcagggtgtccgggctctcccttagagatagggcgagaagcttggtcatccgggaggggctcagcgtagagtcgctgctcctccacatcgagaggagccagatgaggtggctggggaatctgattcagatgcctcccagacgcctccccggtgaggtgttccgggcacgtcccaccgggaggagaccccggggacgacccagggcaCGCcagagagactacgtctttcggctggcctgggaacgcctcgggatccccccggaagagctggatgaagtggctggggagagggaagtctgggtgtccctgctaaagatactgcccccgtgacccgacctcggataagcgggagaaaatggatggatggatggattttccatttgtttgttaGCCGGCAGGCTAATTAGCAGACTAGTTCCTGTTTCATTGAGAAAGACACAAGATGATGGGCCTGTACCATTTTGGATTCTGGCAGAGGGAATATGCTTTGTGACTAAAAACGAAAGAGAAAATATGATTCCCAAAACTAAAGTTTGTTTGCCTGCCTGTATGTTTaagttagcaggctacttcctggttgacTGACGTTTGATGACAGGATTGTACCATATTTTATGGGACAAGGAAAATCCTTGGTGACTGAAAGTGACAGAAAATAAGATTcctgaaataaaacaatgtaaatcattttgcgccacatttgtttgtttgcccacCTGTATGCTATGCTACGTTAgaaggctacttcctggttcactgAGGATGACGCATGACGACCGGAACGTACCATTTTGGATTCTGGGGCGAGGGGACTGGTTTCTAGGGTGACTGACAtggcaaaaagaaataaatcaagatgcgtgtgtgtgtttgtgtgtatgtccaGGTGTGACATGGGGTAAGGTGGTATCTTTGTACGCGGTGGCCGGTTCTCTTGCTGTGGACTGCGTTCGCCACGGCCACCCTGCCATAGTCCATACCATCGTGGACTGCATGGGGGAGTTTGTCCGCAAAAGCCTGTCCACGTGGTTGAAACGCAGAGGAGGATGGGTGAGTGCGCACTCGCAAACACACCTACGTGTGTCCGCCTTGGACTTTGACTTTCATAatgttgacttttattttaggtgtctttcaaagtagggtttcaaactatcGGTTCAAGTTTAGGTTAGGGCTTCAAGTCTGGGGAAAGGGTTTGGGTGGCAcgagtttcaagttagggtttcaaggctggTTTAAAGTTTCACATTAAGACTCAAGTCAGGCTGAGGGTTTCACGTCAATGTtatgattttaaaatagggtttcaaattagggtaagggtttcaagtcagggttagggtttcaaaccatgTTTTGGGTTATCAGTCATGTTTCAAGTAGGTTTTATGTTTCAAAGTTGGGTTCCAGGATTTTAAATTGGgtcttcaaattagggtttttaaGAGAGGCTTTTGAAATTAGGATCggaggtagggtttcaagccaggatttGAAAGAAGGGGGTCTAGTCCGAGTTAGCCTGAGCTAAGATTTCGAAGTATTGTATGTATTATGAAGTattgcttttcttcttcttctttaggcGGACCTGACTAAATGTGTGGTGAGCACAGAGGTTGGTTTGCATTCCCACTGGTTGGTGTTGTCGCTGCGCACCTTTGGACACTACGTCAAGGCCGTGGTGCTCTACCTCCTCAGAGACAAGTGACGGACCCCCGGTTCATGAGGACACCCCCAatcccccaaacacacacacacactcacaatcagGGGCGTGCAAAGGCCTATTGAGGGGTAAGGTGCTCAAAGTTAAAAGGGTGACACATAGCACAAGAGTTTGAAGCGCCTTACAGAAACATACTTTACAATACAACTTGCACTTGCACGATGTACTTTGCGTATAGCTGATGAGAACAGAATAAGAAAAGACACTTGCCTTACAGGTGAGCTATTCAGTTTTTCCAAGTGCTTACAAGATTTGAGTCTAGCCTCATTTCAGTCCCCGCCCCCCGCCACCTCACGTGCCTGCACAAAGAAACGCCCCCAGCTCACGCAGCGGACAGTGGCTCGTCGCGCTCGGCCGGGCGCCTCAGAGTGCTCCTCAGTAGGCCAGGCGTGTTACGTGAAATGTTGCCGGTTTGATGTTGGATTTTTTGGGTTAAACATTTaagagaggtgatcaacttaccAGACGACTTGGTGAGAGTGGTGACATGATGTACGCAATGGTTTTTGAAGCTCATGCAGTCATGCAGCCGTCTGCATATAGAACACCACCTAACGTTATAAATGTTTACCCTTGATTCCAAGTAcagagctgtccaattccttcattttaacttttgttgctagcCGGAGTTAAATAATCCGGTAGTCTCCTTTTGCACAAGGCTGCTGTGTCTTCCCGCAAGGTTTGTGAGCATGAAGTGTCCGTGAGCAAAATGATTGACATCTCCTTGGTCAATGTACATGTCATATGAGTAATACATATGCCACTTATTAATGACGACCACCTTGTGCTatagaaataatacaaaaccACTGGGAATAATCCAACATGGCTGAGTGTGGGTATCCTACTGCCTTCAGTTGTGTTAATTCTCATTTGTCACACCCTTCCTGCACcttgtttatttactgtatattaattacTATGGCACATATTTAGTTACAAAGTGCGCATTCttcttagtattttttttcaacgcaGCTTTCCACAAAACTGCCTATTTTGCTCGTATTTAAACCGTTTGATAAGATCAAAAACAAGGATGTGGTCTTCCTTTCCTGTGCTGGAATTGTAGATTTTATCTATAGATGAGCACTTTTCACTTTATTGTGGCTATGTTTTATTGCATACATTCAGAATGTAGCGTGTCTTTATAGTCTGTCACATAAGTCGTTAATAAATCTTTAAttcctgacatattttgtttcatgtatGAGCTTATTTAGTGGAGTGGAACTAGTAAGTGCTGTTTGAAAGGATTTGAgttagaacaacaacaaaagccaaCAACACTAACGTACCTCCAAGATTGAAACGTCTACGTTGCCTGGACCAACATGGCGGCGCTCGTGTTGTACCCAAAGCTGTAGTATTCTACGTCTCTGGTTGTCTGTTACATTATCCCATTTAAAGATAAGTCTTTGTAAAGAAGCATAACGACAGATTTACTTCAATATTTCCAAAAAGTCAGAGTGTGAGCAATGAGCAGATCCTAAGGGCAAGTTACGTCAATGTCCCTTAACTAATTGCATGtagcggagctgtcaactgatcaccacctggtggtgagttggctgcgacggtgggggaagatgccggtccgacgtggcaggcccaaacgtattgtgagggtcgactggaaacgtctggcggaatcccctgtcagaaggagtttcaactcccacctccgacagaaatttgctcacgttccggggaggcgggggacatcgagtccgagtggaccatgttccgcacctccactGCCGaagcggccgaccggagctgtggccgtaaggtggtcggtgcctgtcgtgactgcaatccccgaacccgttgatgGACACcgacggtgagggatgccgtcaagctgaaggagtcctatcgggccattttaagaaggggtacccgagggtgtgttccaactacagggggatcacactcctcagcctccctggtaaggcaCTGTTATCTATTGTTTCATTCAAGAGTTCTGTTGATGCatccattcaaaatgtattgtaaacaGTAAAATGtcattagttatattactttgagaaagtaattgaaatatttacattactattacattttcaacaggccAGGGTAAGTTACAATCTTTACCACCTACATTTTCAAAGTAAATTTCCCAACACTAttgatgtaatattttcatGGCCACTACATCTCTTGTTTACGTCTTCTGAGTTGCCTTGACCAATATGGCGGcgcccccctccaaaaaaaatcacGGCACTAGTATTTGCAACGACTTCAAAAGCTTACATTATTTATAcggtaaactatattaaaaatatgatagcaagaaaacaaacacacagcaaTAATAACTATATTTTTGACACTTAGCAGTCGAAGGTCACGTTGTGCTTCCCGTACCACTCTAGTGAAAGTGGAGTGATAGCGCCATCCTGCGTTTTACGGCAATGTCGGGACTCCACGTCACCAGTTTTTGATTGGTCATGGCTGGCCGTATATCGATTCCTATTGGCTACACATTCCTTCCGTACTAGTACTCTCTCCTTATTGGTCAAGCCGGGTCCAGGGTGGCTCGAGAACAACAAACAAGTCCAGCGCAACTCGTCGGGATGGACGCAGGTAAGGCGAAATTTGGCAGCAAAAATAACGCAATAACCTTAATTGTTgtcaaaacaacacaacacaacaacatgtTAACAGCCAACGTTCACTCCGGACGACAGTAGGCTGGGGTTGCCAGCTTAACACGGAAGAGACATTCCTTTGGAGCTTCGTTGGCGTTAGCCCCGCTAAAGTGATGACCAAAGCTAACTGCTAATTTACGCTAGCCAgcttttttgtgattttgtttttgtgtgttttttttttatgaaggtAAACTCTTAATGTCTATCGATGCCATGTGTACTTTGTATACAAGAACTCGTGACAAGTCGCTCgtgcttggatttttttttttttatgctcatATTTTAGCGTTTGCCCAGTCATCATTACCAAAAGATGATTGACAACTCTGACATTGTACAAAGTTAGCTTCTGAATCGCTTCCTTTACGTAAGGGACTTGATAAATGACAGCCTATTGTGATTGATAAGCcattaaatgtgaaataagaGGGACGAAAGCTTAAAATAGGATCATTCCAAAAGTGTCTTGGGGCAAGgggtctccatccatccatccatccatccatccatccatccatttttcgtaccAAATGGTATGGTCTTGTTTGATGTCATCATTAGTCAACCAGAAAGTAGCTTGCTAGCTAAAATACAAACCATTACAAATGTGCATTAGGCAAGGgagctgtatttatttaacgAAATTCATACACAAGCTAGCTctgctttacataattaaaagcattttaaaacaaagagccaAAGACATTCGAAAAGACAGCACAGAAATAAAAGGCATCTTActaaaataatagtttttaaccaggatttaaaaacattgacacttggctgacttcacttctgttggcatcTTATTCCGTTTGtgcagctaaatgctgcttcaccatgtctgcttgggactctgtgctccactatatttgacctgagtctgtcgctCTCAGAGCCCTGCTGGGTTTATATaatccattagcatttctttcatgtattcaggagctaaaccatttagtgatttacaCACCtatagctgactgggagccactGTAGAGATCGCTGATCTATTTGTTCTGATCAGAActcgagctgcagctgtttaatgcccttttgggggagtccagtccaTTACAATAGttaagtctacttgagataaaagcatggattagCTTCTCGTGGTCAGCTTGGAACCCTTcgctctggatatgttctttagCTGGCAGAAGGCACTTTTTGTGATTGATTTGGTATGACTGCTGAAAATCATATCCGAATCTATCAGCACACCagggttttggacttggtctttggtttttaaaaacaatgacaccaggtatttactaatagcaatcttttttttctttactgcccAAAATAATTACCTCTGTTTTTTGGTGTGGTTTAACTGAAGGAAATGTTGGTTattttgttttagacagtgacacaacacctcaccCAAGGGTAGCCTATACTAGATTTAACATAAAGGGTctaagaactgacccttgagggacctcATATGTCATAGTTATTTAATCAGATTTAAAACTTCCAATGgtcacaaaataactcctttcctccaagtaggacctgaaccatttaaggaatGTTTCATATTCCATTTATTATAGATGTATTATACTTCCACTACATACTATCACTTCTTTTGTTAGGGGAATTTATTTAGGCATCATTCTTTACTAGTACAAATACTTGTGTCCTAACATATTGAAATACGATTAATGCAATCAATGTTGAGGCTTGAGAAAGTACGGCCCCCCTCAAAACTGCCTGATTTCAACTGGCCTGTTCCTTAGGCTGGAAAGTGTGCTGTCATTCTTGATCTGTGGGCTGTTTTATTCTATTAAGACACCCGCGAACCGTTTTAAATTATGGCCACAAAAATATGTGCTTTACTCGACAGCGACATTGACGTACGACACACTTCGCTTCGGTGAGTTTGAGGATTTCCCCGAGACCTCGGACCCCGTTTGGATCTTAGGGAGAGAATACAATGCGCTCACAGGTAAGcgctgtttattattatttttgtctgaatTTACACTGTAGGCAACGGAGCTCAATTGGAATGAATACAGCAAGTAGAAATGAGCCATACAGTCAAAAATAGGAAGTCCGAGGCAGTCACATGCTCGCCAGATATTATTGATAACCGCCCACCTTGCTCgatacattgtgtatttaaagcaaccatATAGCCTTTAagtttgctagcttaatgctactgCTAACAGATAATGTCTCTATGGACACACGTATGTCTGAATTGTACAGCATAATGACCATTGAATCAaagcaaaaagtgtgacaaaaaccgTTCTTTACCTTCTGTTTAATGATATCCTTACTGcatattttttataaagtacaaaaaaaataaagtgctaTTGTTCCGCATTAAAAtgcacattacaaacattttttttaggggaaggctggaacagatcaatggcatttccattcatttcaatggggatgATTTAACGTGCAAGTATTTTTGAGTTATGACCATGgttacggaacaaattaaactctcatctcaaggcaacactggGGAGTCCAACCAAAGGTCACCGTGTGCAATACATGTGTCGTGGAATTATGTAATGGCTCCTCTCGCCAGTTATTGATAATAACCACCTCCTTGGACAGTAGAAATGATCATAATGACTAACTGTGTGGATCAATGTGTTGTTTCACAATAGAAAAAGATGACATCCTATCAGACGTCACCTCGAGACTTTGGTTCACGTACAGAAAAAACTTCCCACCCATAGGTGAGTGCCATGGGCGGCGgcgaaacctttttttttttttttttttttttaatgcgcgAGCGTGAATTTACATTTTCAGGCGGCACGGGGCCCACGTCGGACACGGGCTGGGGCTGCATGTTGCGGTGCGGGCAGATGATCCTGGGCGAGGCGCTGATGTGCCGACACTTGGGCAGAGGTACCGTACCGTACCGTGCCGTAAGGCACGTAACCGGCGATGAGACGCGTCCCGGTGCTTGTCATTGTTTCCTCCCGTGCAGACTGGCGATGGTCGTCCGGGCACAAGCAGAGACAAGAGTACGTCAGCATCCTCAACGCCTTCATCGACAAGAAGGACAGTTACTATTCCATACATCAAATCGGTGAGTAGCGGCCGGCTCGTGGCTCGGCTCGCCCCGCTCCGCTTCGAAGCGCTTGGCTTATTCTTTGGCTATGTGGAATGAATCCTGCAGCCCAAATGGGCGTTGGCGAGGGCAAGCCCATAGGACAGTGGTACGGACCAAACACAGTCGCACAGGTTCTCAAGTGAGTCTCATCTTACATAAACAAGTTAGAGTTTGCCCCGACAAAGTCTGTCGACTAGTCCATTGTTTGTCCTCGTGCAGGAAGCTAGCGGTGTTCGACACGTGGAGCAGGCTGGTGGTGCACGTGGCCATGGACAACACGGTGGTCATCGAGGAGATCAGTGAGTTGCCGTCGATGGCTCGCGTAAAGACGGGAAGAGCCATGCCGACCGGTCGTGGTGTTTGCTGCAGAGCGTCTGTGCATGCCTTGGCTGGACGCGTGCGGCGATTCGGCGGCGACGAGCGAACTGAACGGCTGCGCGGAGGGCGCCTGCGCTCTGGCCGGGGAGGATGTGGAACTTTGGAGACCGCTCGTGCTGCTCATACCGCTCAGGCTGGGACTCAGCGACATCAACGACGCCTACATACAAACGCTCAAGGTGACGCTCGCACCCATGCTTGAATAGTCTATGATACAGGTATGTATTGATAGATACGACACGCCCCTTTGGAGCTGCGTGCTTACGGCAACGCTATGCTAGGGAGGTCGAagtcgtcagcgcattccaggcgtgtggacggcaagaaaaccaaaactccaaggatgccggtacattatgCTTCGTGCGGTTGCGTACAGAGGTGTACAATTAGGCCCAGGAACTGGcagtaacgttttttttttttttcccctcacatattgatagcacacgcttATCAGTTGAATGATGAAAGTATTGCTGGCGATCTGAAGTTTTCCTTTGAATATTTGAAGACTCCAGAAGAAACATTTGACACCGTTTAAGCTAGAAAATAAAGCAAACGCAACGCCATCAATCCATACAACTTGAAACGTTTAACATTTAAGGCGCGATAGATGACACTCAAAATAATAATCGCAAACATAAATGCTTTGAAATCGCTACACAATTCTCCACCCTGTTGCCACTTTCAACCCGGCTAAGTGTCTTTAAACTGTTTTATTTGTCGTGTGTGAATCTTCATTTTACGCGTACCAAACTGTATCGCTTTGAGCTGTCAAGTTACCATCCAGTCGGCCGTTATCCTTTTCCGCATGCCTTCAAAATGTCAGcccaacaggaagtgaaaaagtaaGATGGATAACAAATAAAACGGTAGACCTTTAAAGATATGAAAATGTAGAGTTTGGATAAAAGAAGTGGGACGACCACAGGAAGTTGAAAAGATGTGGGCAAAAGAATTGGGACGCTCAGCAGGAAGTTGGAAAACGTTTGAGAGGCCTCCAGCAAATGGAAAAGAcgtgcaaaagtattgggacagtaCAAGGACCAACCTCTTggtaggtgtcccaatactttcgCCCGCATATTTTCAGCATCGTGCGTATCTCCGGACACTTGAATCCCTGTACTGTAAGTTAATGACatgataatacaaaaatattgttgCGCCATCACAGCAATGCTTCATGCTGCCTCAGTCGCTGGGCGTCATCGGCGGCAAACCAAACAGCGCTCACTACTTCATCGGTTACGTCGGTACGTCTCTCCTCGTTTTGCTTCCCGTCGGACGTCCGCCATCTTGTTAATCTCTCCTTTGCTTTCCGGCGCTTCAGGCGAGGAGCTGATCTACTTGGACCCGCACACCACGCAGCCCGCCGTGGAACCCTGCGACGACGGCCAGGTGCCCGACGACACGTACCACTGCCAGCACCCGCCCTGCCGCATGCACATCTGCGAACTGGACCCGTCCATCGCCGCCGTAATGAGCCTTCCCGCCCGCCGGCAGCCATTTTGTGCCGGATCACCTTGCTAACAGAAGCCGTGTCCTCGTGTCCTCCAGGGTTTCTTCTGCAGAACAGAGGACGACTTCGACGACTGGTGCGTGCGCATAAGGAGGGTACGTACTGGAATGTTTCAATGAAGTCGAAAAGAGGGGGGGCGAAAGTATTGCATATTATACGCCGACAAGAAGTGAAaagtttggacaaaagtattcgGAAAAGTGGGCAAAAGAAAGGGGACACCAAAAGGAAGTGCAATGATTTGGACGAACATATTTGCTGTTACTGGAATACATACCCACAGGAAGTTGAAATAATTCGGACAAAGTTGTTGGGACAGCTGCAGgaagttgaaaatgtgtggacaaaagtattgggacactcCAAGAAATTGGATAACATAGACTTTCGCAGGAAGTTGAACAGACGCGGAGTTCGGACGAATGTCCAACTCGGTGCACTTTTGTGTCCACGTTAAGAATCCCTCATTGTTTGTGTGTAGTTGTCGTGCAACAGAGGAGGCCTGCCGATGTTTGAGTTGGTGGACAGTCAGCCGTCGCACATGGTCAGCGTGGACGCGCTCAACCTCACTCCCGGTAAAACACTCTCAGTgcgatatttgtttttttaaaacagacgggacagtttttttggttttttttgtagctaaaactaaaatgtgtatgtaaaatatgtagtGTATTGTAATgttgaaataataattcattttcatttaggaATATTTATAAtcaatttcaaaaattatttccGCACTTAAATTcaacaaagaaaatgcaaaagtcgtacttttaaaaaacatgttgtaAATTAGGTTattatgaaggaaaaaaatggattatgAGACTAATGCACTCATGGGAATGAAGTATAatattgtgaggaaaaaaagttgtaattgttgtcatttatgaagaaaaacaatttttttccccaagtttattcacttaaaaaaaaaaaaactgaatttaaacTTAAATGATCCTTTTAACGCAATATTTCGTGTTTCCAGATTTCTCCGACTCGGACCGTCTGGAGCGCTACTTTGACTCTGAGGACGAAGAGTTTGAGATCCTTTCCTTATGAGGAACATGCTAACAATCCAACACGGTTTGACgcctcaacaaacaaacaaacaaaaagaagattCTCTCGTCTTTTCCCGCACGCCGATGGGGGAAAAAGCCGCGGTCGGGGTCGGGAACGCCCCCGGCCCCCGAAAGGCAGGATGGGACTTTGTATGCGCATCCTCACctccaaactttttttccatggGAGTCTTAACTGTATCACAAACTAATGTTGATAAGGAGATCAGAACGGtgccttgccccccccccccccccctaacgCCAACCCGCCGAACCCCCCCCACCCTGAATTCCATCCCTTAACTTGCTTCAGCTAACACTACATGAGCACTCATTGCAAAAAGTATCCTTGCCCAccagattatttatttactcacCATCATACATTATTCTCAAATGATAAACCTTTTGGGAGtagaatatgtatatatatacacacacacacacacacacacacacagatgagaAGGAAGTGAGAAATAAACTCTTGACTGATAAGATTTCACACAATGTCTCGAATGACTTTCAAGTGTGTGAGAAGCAATGCGCAATCagctaaagaagaaaaaaacaagttcatGGAGAGTTCATTCATACGGGAAGTCATACATCACGAGAAAAGCAAAAAGTTGTAATTGCTCTCGAATAGTTGCAATCTTACGAGAAAAATGTCCCGTGTTAAGAATAAAGGTCATATTCAGTCAAAAACTGAAATTATAtcataaaatttgaaaaacaatataCGCCacgaaaaatgta is part of the Phyllopteryx taeniolatus isolate TA_2022b chromosome 7, UOR_Ptae_1.2, whole genome shotgun sequence genome and harbors:
- the atg4b gene encoding cysteine protease ATG4B isoform X1, which gives rise to MDTDGEGCRQAEGVLSGHFKKGYPRVCSNYRGITLLSLPATLTYDTLRFGEFEDFPETSDPVWILGREYNALTEKDDILSDVTSRLWFTYRKNFPPIGGTGPTSDTGWGCMLRCGQMILGEALMCRHLGRDWRWSSGHKQRQEYVSILNAFIDKKDSYYSIHQIAQMGVGEGKPIGQWYGPNTVAQVLKKLAVFDTWSRLVVHVAMDNTVVIEEIKRLCMPWLDACGDSAATSELNGCAEGACALAGEDVELWRPLVLLIPLRLGLSDINDAYIQTLKQCFMLPQSLGVIGGKPNSAHYFIGYVGEELIYLDPHTTQPAVEPCDDGQVPDDTYHCQHPPCRMHICELDPSIAAGFFCRTEDDFDDWCVRIRRLSCNRGGLPMFELVDSQPSHMVSVDALNLTPDFSDSDRLERYFDSEDEEFEILSL
- the atg4b gene encoding cysteine protease ATG4B isoform X2 → MDAATLTYDTLRFGEFEDFPETSDPVWILGREYNALTEKDDILSDVTSRLWFTYRKNFPPIGGTGPTSDTGWGCMLRCGQMILGEALMCRHLGRDWRWSSGHKQRQEYVSILNAFIDKKDSYYSIHQIAQMGVGEGKPIGQWYGPNTVAQVLKKLAVFDTWSRLVVHVAMDNTVVIEEIKRLCMPWLDACGDSAATSELNGCAEGACALAGEDVELWRPLVLLIPLRLGLSDINDAYIQTLKQCFMLPQSLGVIGGKPNSAHYFIGYVGEELIYLDPHTTQPAVEPCDDGQVPDDTYHCQHPPCRMHICELDPSIAAGFFCRTEDDFDDWCVRIRRLSCNRGGLPMFELVDSQPSHMVSVDALNLTPDFSDSDRLERYFDSEDEEFEILSL